The sequence GAAAGCTTCATCCACATTGTAGCGATTCTTTGCAGAAGCCTCCATGTAGTGGATCCGGTTCTCTCTGGCAAACGCCTGAGCATCCTCCCTGGAGATCTGCAGACACCACACCCAGGTTTAGATGACAATCATTTCTCTCTGTGCAATAAGTGAGGACTGACAGAACCAAAAGTCCAACTAACACTGTCAGATCTCTGTGGAACTGTGTGTCTGTGGACGTGAATGATCCTGTATCAGAGTGTATACAGTTAATCTTTactgatttttaaaatgcaagGGATTGCTCTTTTTCTCCCACCTAAATGTTTCGGAtcataaaactaattttaatatcagacaagtCAACATTAGAAAATACAGCACCCAGGAAACGCTGTCcttcagacaagacagaggaACGAAAGCTTTAGATCTTTGGCAGACCCTGGAGCAATGCTCCAAACAGTGGGGCTAACGACTGGGTGGCTAAAACACGAAGAAACTGCTCTAATCCATGGACAGTTTTGAAATGGCTAATATCTGTGGGAAGTCATACCACTCTTTGCTGCTCCAGGTCTGCCTTGTTTCCAACCAGCACCATAGGAAAGTCGTCTCGGTCCTTTACTCTCAGGATCTGGGTGTGGAACTTTTGGACCTCATGAAAACTGCATGAATCACAAAGAGAAACAATGAACCCTCTCAGTGCCTTACTGAAAATAATGCTATATGTAGAGAAGATGGAGAAAACCTCAGCAATCAGAGCAACTCTTCATCCGTTTCATTTGGGGAAATGTTTGGCAATGTGAATGTGAGCAACATCTGCTTATTCACATTGCCAAAAACCCAGAAATGAATGCAGAGCTTCAGATATGGCTTTTAAACTAGTATATGGAAAAATAATAACATGTCTGATTTTAAAAGATACATTTGAATCCAACCATACAATAAAACTGCCACCTGCTGACAGAAACTGGAAACTGTACATTTGTTGTAGAGTACCACAGGACTCCATGCTTGGGCCATTTCTccttatatatacacacagtcattcaataaattagaatattactgaaaagttcATTATATCAGTAACTCCACCACTAAgagaaacattatttagattagtTCCAcataaactgatgttttcaagcctttatttctttcatgattatctgcttacagctaatgaaaacacatttcaaattagaatattacatcagatcaataaaaaaacattgtaatacaaaaatgtggatttgatgaaaagtatgtttaatacctgcttaaaaggttgttgttttttttttaagaggtacttttaatctgataaaTAAGCCTCGTCAGAACAAAGATTCTGATTTAATGAACAAGTTAACATGATAACCATGttataaaattatcaggcagcacgggataaattttcaccattatgctgatgatactcagctttatttatccataaatcctgataaaTCCAACCAGTTaccagactacaagcatgtccggaagacataaaaacatggatgatTTTAAATTTTCCGCTTCTGAATTccgacaagacagaagttgtcgtctttggaccagagtctttgaaaaagaaaccgCATTAAATTGGCATCCAGTAAAGGTTCAGAagcttggtgttatttttgaccaggatatGTAATTTAATCCCTAATAAGGCAAAGGTTTCTATGGTTTCCATTTACCACCTCTGGAatactagtccatgcatttgttactttaaggctggactattgtaattctttactatcaggatgtccataTGTTcgtaacagagcacttcattctcagactgcaggtttattagtggttcctagagtgtctagaagtagaatgggaggcagatcctttagttaccaggctcctctcctttggaaccagctcccagttttagtccgtgaggcagacaccctgtctacttttaaggctaggtttaaaactttccttttgataaagcttatagttagagtggcttatgttatcctgagctatctctgtagttatgctgctataggcttaggctgctggaggacataatgaccactttcactctctctgctacattctcatactactctccaatttagcATTACTTGTTgtgatttcagcttttaactttatgtactctattgtttttttcatagaagatacatctggcctggctttctgtttagctgtgacatgTTCCTGGACGGGGGAATCGGATGAGGATTTTCTGCCAGCGGCTTTGTGTTCACTCTACACAAGATACATTTGGCCCTAATTTGTGTTTAACTCTGTCTCTCCTAAACATAGCTACTGTCTGAGCGTTttgctgtgactaactgtatgtgctctctttcatactctagacttgaaaactgtctcagagtttatctgcttagctgtctttctctcctagatgaagccactaaaggagctactactgccataaactttttacttttctttaacacagaaagtactcctggatcagtgtttttgtgttattttgggtCTCTGGTCTGTTCTCTTACTAGGATTAATTGTAATGCATGTACTTGATTCTGAATGGCTGTATGATTGGACTGACTTGACTTTTTTTGTATGTATGGTGTCCTGAGACGATGTGTTGTGAGTTGGTgccatttaaataaactgaaatgtaaGACCAGAGATGTGAGTTTAATTCTTGTAGTCTTATTGGGGCCAAACAACTCTTCTGACTGTTCCACATGTCCAGCATGTTTTTGTCATCAAAAACAGTTGGGTATGAGATAAGGCTTATGGGTAAAGTCACCACAGATAACGTGGTCTGGTCATTACTGCAGGGTAACActaaatccaaaataaaaaacttctAGCACTGTCCCTTCAGCCAGGTCCATATGTTTTACAGAAGAGATGGATGTAAAAAGAGGAAATGAGTCAGAAAAGGTTAAACTACTGTGGAAGAAAAATCACCACagaatgtttcttttaaaagtaaTCTGAAGAGGATCTAATTTAAAGTGTGAGCTAAAGCTACATAATATATCAAtcataattatcaaaatatcAATGTGTGAAATATAACAATCACAGCTTCCATGCAATATCTGATAGCATGAATTACTTCAAGTATAATGTGTTGATGTTCTGCATATCTAGAATATATGTGGCCAGATGAATTGACTTTAACTTCCCTTCATGCCCACACCAGCAGATTTATTATTCAATAGTACTGTATGAGTGAAAGCCATTGGAAGTGCAGACTGCATTACTGAAGCTATCGCAACATTTTATATGTGTGGCAGCCATATTAAACGGTTGAGATTGTAGTTGATGAGGAACCTTGTAGAAAATACCTAAACATAGAGATGAGCGGATCTTTTTGTAtagttttgatttgatttgatccGATTCTGATGCGTCCTTCAGAACTATAACATAAGGAGGTCTAGGAACATCTAGCCTTTCTGTTAGAGCAGTTGCTCTAAAACTGGGTTTTACTAACAtttcaaacaaatacaaaaggaTTACAGAGTTCCCACTTTAAACCGGCTTTAACATCTTATTTTAGCGATTAGTCCAGTTAGAACATTAGATGACAACAGTGTGTATATTCTAGAGAATATAGATTAACTCTTTCATTTCTAAAAggttgtaaacatttaaaaaatcttaGCTTTCCCCTCGACCGGGTAGTGATTTATATGCTGCAATTATTGATCAGAAGAAGATCTGATTTTTGATTTTACAGGTTGCCGATCAAGCTGAAATATCAGCAGATTAATTTCCAACTTTAGACATGTAACGACGACCCTCAAATCGGCTGGACCTGTTTAGATAGTTTCTGCTAAAGGAAGGCTATTACATTATATTTTGAGTGAAAAACAGAGCACACAACTGACTGATAAACATTAACATGGAGATAGTTCTAATAGCTGAATAAAGGGTCTCCCGTTCTCAAGAGGTTGTGCAGAGAAGGAATTGCTGGACGTGACGTTTCTAGGAGTTAAACACAGACACAGTCCTCTGACCTGAAGACATGAGACCGTCTTTGAATGAGTTTAAAGTCAAAAGTAGAATATACCttctaatggaaataaaaagtcATTCTAAATGGTAGATCTGATACAAATAATCTAAATATATTTAGATCATGGATGGAAGTTCTCTCCCCTACCCCCTTACCACAGCAATGTAGACATATTCTGAAGCATGGTGCTTTGTAGACTGTTATATATTGTATGGAGCATGTATCTGTTATGGATGCCAGAGTCCAGTCCGTTTACAGGCTGGACCGTGGGAATCAGCCACCAGTGACCACTCACTGCACTTCCTCTTCAGTGAAAACTTAATTGGGTCTGTGAGGATGGGTGACAGCTTCACATTCACACTGACTAACCCTGCAGCACATTCTCCTCAAAGAAGAAACTTAGATgctagaaacacacacacacctacacaaaTCAACAAGTCATTACCTGCCCCGGTCGTTGAGAGCAAACACCAGCAAGAAGCCCTCTCCAGAGCGCATGTATTGCTCCCTCATTGCACCAAACTCCTCCTGGCCTGCTGTATCCAgaactgacacacacacacacacacacacacaaacaacagtAACAGTTAGTTTTGGCATTGTACACATTTTGCCAAAGGTGAGTCTAGttttgtaaaaaagtaaaacagacaCACACGACTCAGCTCGTTAGCCCATTTGGGGTTATAAAACTGGGTGTGTCCTTCATTACTCAACCTTTGGACTCGTAGGTTCAACGTTGCTAATAAGCTGCTACAAGACATCGGTATGCAGACATTTGTCCTTTAGTGCAAACTGTGGGCTAACAAAAACCTTAAGGTGTAACATTTAAATCTAAACACGGACAAAGGAAATGATTTTACTACCAGATGTAAAGTTAGTCAGACATGCAGGAAGAGGCAGAAAATCCCAAAACAGAATAGAGACATCTCTGGGTACATCTGATGATTTCATGAAGTGGTGAAACAGCAGCATGACCCAACACCTCTAGTGAGACATGGCTGACCCAGTGCGAGTCCCAACATGGCAGTGAAACATGCAAGGAGCAAACACACCGCCTGTGTTTTCCCACACCCAGTGCTGTGGAACAAGAGCCGTGACACAATCAGAGTGAATCAGGACTTGATGTGTAATGTGGTGCAGCCTTACTGTCCAGCCGAGTTTCCTTCCCATCCACAGTGCAGACCTTGGTGTAGGAGTCCTCAATGGTGGGGTCGTAGTCCGACACAAAGTAGGACTGTGGGACACATTCAGTGTTAGTGAGGGAGCAgttcacacacataaacactcaGCTGTCCTCCAAACAAAGACATCCTTCCAACTGAGATTCTGCAACAGAACATACATCTGGTACCACAGTTCACGTAACACGgccttgaaaaagaagaaaaaagattttCCTTTTCATTCTTGTAGGAGAGAAGCGATTGTTAACAGATGCCTAAATTAGACAAACTCGACAATAGAGTACttctcaaaaaaacaaagcaagacTTCATAGAAATCAGCATTGTATTTGGTTAGCGATAAGTCTATGACCACTGACATTATAAAGTCAAGGTAGCAAAATTAATGGCTGGTTCAGAACCTCAGACGTTCAGCTACTATGGAGGAAAAACTGAGTGAACCCATGAAAGACCGGCTCAGAGTGGGTCAAGTTCTGCATGGCAACATCTGATCCAGCCATTAATGCAGACTATCTACTTGCCATATATAACTATGTTCAAGTTGTTGCTGATCAACAAACCCTTTCATGGAAACTGGGTTCCTTTAAGGACAGTGACCTTTTTCagcaaaaaataattaaatggacccataaacaacagaaaagctTCTAGACCGGTTGAAGCACCACAACATGTCTGAGTGTTGACCTGGTTTCCAAATTCTTCACATtcccatccgtccgtccgtctgtctgtcCTCTTCTGCTTATACAAGGTCAGGTGGTGAGGGTAATCGATCTAGTAAGTCTGCCCcagggtctcctcccagtgggactcACTTGGAAAACCTCCAAATGGAGGTGAACTCAACTGATAACTTTCTCTCCAAAGAAGCAGCAGGTCAACCTGAGCTCCAGATGTTCTACTGATCGCTCAGTGACAGATACCACCACAGACCTTAGGACGTCTAGTGGAGTCCATGACATGACAGATCAAGGCTGGTATTCCACATCAGCTGGGTGATCATATTTTTCTCACTGGCTGGTGTAGTTAGATGGAACAAGCTATTATTATAGTGAAACATCCTCACTGTCCAACATAGAGAAATATGAAACAAAGGCTGGAGACGAAGATTAAGGCGAAGCTTCCCATTAAATTCTACTCAGAATATGGCACAACCAAAAGGTGCTAAAGTTAGCATCTGATTCAGATCTTCAGTTGCCTTTATACTTCCCATTCTGCATGTTCACTGAAAAACCCCAGCTGGGTAATGTAGTATGGGATGCCACTGCAGAGGAAAAAAGCTGCTAATTGGGTGCATTTGGATTGTTGACATCACAAGAACCACGCTGACCGGCTGGCGTTACTAAACACTGTGGAGAACAAAGGTTACTAAGGTTCACCTTCAGTACGCCTTTGTCATCCTTACAAACCACCAACATTTCCTGAAATCTATGCAGTGTTTTCACATTCGGCTCAACTATTGGATGCAACTGTACAGAATAAACTATAACATGTATGGAGGAGGAATTTGgttaaaaacatgcaaataaaaaaagtaaataataatataaaaaaggaTGTACTAAAAGTTTCCTAAGGCCTAATTCATACCTCCCAGTCCGCTCAACGCTAACGCCTGTGTGTGACAGTCGGTACCTGCCAACTAGGGTCCACTAGGACTATCTGGACACCTTGCAGCCAGATTTGTGTGACTGTGCTGAAGGTATGGGCCGACACAGACAATGGACCTATCATTCAAAAGATGGTGCCCCACACTCATacatcagaaaaagaaaacgttAGTTTTACGGGTTTTTCCAGGCCAGTACCTGCTTTTTTGAGACCTACTCAGTAGCAAGAATGACTGGGGCTGGGTATGCGACACatgaaatcagctgttcagatccacaaacagtcagtcattttctaccactcattccatagtgggtcgtggggaagctggtgtccatctccagcagtctatgggcaagaggttacactctggacaggttgccagtccatcgcagggcaacacacaaccatgcacacactcattcatacacctaagggcaatttagagtgaccaattaaacctaacaggcatgtctttggactgtgggaggaagccggagtactcgGTGAGACAAACATTTCTCCCAAAACAATACCTCCATGAAACAGCTAATGCAACAGTCaatatagaaaaaagaaaatgtctctgAAATAAATCCTCCTGCAATCTCACCATGTGAAATCTcccaaagaaaataagaaaaatccaGCAAAATTCCAACACcatgaagttagttttaggttggatattccGCGGATTCAGCTGCGTCTTACTCCCATTTGACCCGATGCAGGCAATCTGCTTATggacagctgctctctgcctgctccctcctacACACGGTGAACCACTGTGCAGGAGGAGGGAACACCCAGTGGATCATTTATACATGACGAAAACATACAAGACATACTTGCATATAGAGTAAtacaaatgcatttcatttatttatgttttgattttctatttatttgacCGTTCCACACAGATGCATGTGTTAATGTAACAGGCTTTAAGACATAGCTCCAGCCTTCAGTGAGTttatggaaacacaacaggttccgtgtcgagtggagtggagccgtgCGGAACTGGAACATTCAAAGGAAAAGTGGGAATTTGTCTCTTCAAAGTAGACAGTTTAGAGAAGGACTGCATCACCACCCCTGTGAGTCTGCAGTAAAAGCTGTGTAGAATGATGCAGCTCTACTGAACTAAAAATATAGACACGTATTATAAGGTTCGCAGTCACACACACAGGTGTATTTCACAGGCCTTAATGCCTAATGTGATGTCACTTGGCATATAAGTACATATATTGGTAGGCCTCAAACTATACTGCCTTTTTTCCCAGAAAGGTCACAAGTAGCTTTAATGAGTTTGCAGATTCCTTAAAAGGTTTCTCTGATCAGttaaataatttctttgttttattgtgaaaacacacaaaaggaGCCATTTCAGTGCTTTTTGCATTTGCAGCGCTGTAGATGGAGTCATTTTGGAAACTGAGTCAAACTGGGACAGAATTATTGTGAAGGGCCACGAGGTTCTGTTTAGCATTTATGAAACTTTTGTTCCGTTTGatgattttaataatatttaccTGTGTGGAATATGATCCCAAAAAGGGAATGACTTCAAACCTTTGTGCGCAGGTGAGGGCAGTCCAAGAGTTTTAGTTTTTGAGCTTAAACTGAATGTCCAGAGGGCTTAAAAACAGTAAACTAGTCCTTCACTCGCAGTGAGGAAATAAGAAGCCAACTTCAGGTCAACCACATTACAAACAGGCCAAACCTTAAAAGAGACAAAGTTCATGGACCTACCTGGATGAACTGGATGGTCAGGGCACTCTTCCCCACTCCACCTCCTCCCACCACCACCAGTTTGAATCTCTCCTCTTCTCCACTCATTCCTGAACCGGGAAACTTGTTTCGAGTGTTAAAAAGCAGGTCCGACCAAGAAAGCCCAAAGTACCACCGCCTGTAAGGGTTAGCTGGAGCTGCAGACACGAACACTTTATGGCCGCAGTTTCAAACTCAAACTTATCGAGCgcatttttttctccccaacGACGTGTTTTTACCAGACAGAACCACAATTGGGTACCAAAGTCCTCCTGAAGTCCGGCTGTCCAGTTTAGGATCTCGTTTGAGTCAGAACTGTTCAGACAGCTCGTGTTCTAGGCTCTTCCCTCTTCTTTCTGGTCTTTCTCCCTCAGCCTTAAGCAGCTTCTGAAGGCGGAACTGTTTCTTCTTCAACACCCTGAAGGTAACCCGAAGCAGCCGGGCTGAGGTCGCTTCCAGACGGACGTTTACAGAGCAGCAGCCGTTGTGTCGGTATCTGTCTGTCCTCTTGGAAACGCTTTGCTGCTCACTATTGCTGAAAACTGTCTGTATTAAACACAAGTTTCATGTGTCACTTCCCTTATTTGGTCATACTGGGTGTCCGTGACATCATCCAAAGTGTCTCACAGGATGTACAATCAGCGCGAGCTCGGAAAACCTTTTAGGGAGCAGCTTTGTGTTTAAATCTTCTTCTGCCTGCTAACCAGATCATGCCGGCAAAGAAGGAAAAAGTTCTGATTCTTTTATTAAATTCGGTTTAGTCCATTCAAGCGGAACTCGACAGCAGAATAACTGTATGGAAATCTATGCCTCAGGCAACACAAACTGGCTTTCTGTACATTTGCCAAAAACGTCACAGTTCAGCGCCCCCATGTGGTCCTAAACAAAATCACACTGAAACAGTTTTTGAATTCTTAAAAGAAAACAGTATCATTCATACCCCTGAACTTTTTATTGTTGCTTTCCGTTCTTACCACCAACTTCagtgtgacagaccaacagaaagtagagTATAACTATAAAGAGGAAGGAAATTGATTCGTGGTTTCAAATGTTATTGCAGCtagaaatattctaattttttgcaTTACTTTTCAttgcctttactctgataccctaaagtaaaatccagtgcaaccagctgccttcagaagttacccaatcagtaaacagagtccagctgtgtgtttCAAACGTTTGTTAGACATCATTAGAGAACAATTATCATGTAGAACAACCCTTCACTAATTGAAGTGAAAACCTCATCTTGACTTGACCAAACCTACTTCCAGTCATTGTCTCCTAACAGCTCAGCTTTTGTCCAGCCTTAATATTGaatggtaaaatggtaaatggactgaacttacgTTGTCTcgtagaagtattcataccctttgaacgtttccacatattgtcacattacaaccacaaacataaatagattattttgaatgttatgtgaaagaccaacacaaagtggtatatgTGAAGTCGAATGAAAATTATAGCTGTACCATTTGTAAGAAGAGTGGTCAAGTATGCACCCAGTTATGTCACAAACTTGTTGATGGTTTTTTAGCAACTTGCTAaaggacatttaaccaaatgttAGTATAATTTTGAACCTGTATGCTTTTTTGTGTTAAACTTCTTTGATAATTAGCACaacactttcaaaataaaagtctagGATCCGTTCCAATACAATCtcaaagaataaattattataGGTACTAAAACATTAGTAATAAGTAATgagatttatttaataattattattattaagtaaTAGGGATTAAAAATGAAACTCTCTCAACCAGGATTATATTGCTGGTCaaatcccatttgcagtttaaatgtgtaaatatgTTTGAGTCCAAGCAGAACATGCTTAAATAATGATGGCCCCTCATAACATAGGTTATTACATTTCAGCACCTACCTTTATCACcattaatattttctgtttctcaATCAATTTTAACAATTGTTTTACTGCCCAGCACTAATTAAATTGACACTAATATACACAATCTAGGTTTTAAAAATGGTTGCAGTTATATATTGGGTCATCATTCCATAGTGTtcaaagaatggttcaaatgCATCATTGAAACCCCCAaattaatataatattaaagttgtcattGAGTGCATAAAAAACTTGTGACCATTACTATAAGTTCTTCCACTGACTGAAAAAATGCAACAAGACATGGTTGCAATGTGatctttaattaattttaagatGCTACACCACAGACTTTTCAAAACTGCTGAAGCTGAGAAAGAGAAACATAAGCTGACGACTGTCAGTACGTAACAAACAAGAAGCTATCGACAAGAATAATTTTCATATTCAGCtcttcaataaaaataaataaatagaagacAATAGTTTCCTCAGTATTTATCTAAATCACATGTGTGGTTGGTTTTGGTATGATGAACATGCACGGTAACCAGCCAACCCTAGCCACGTTCCACCTTCAGCACCTATAGGGTAGTGCAGGCTGTCCCATCTTCACAGGGTGGACAAACACCCCTCCCAGGAGCACTCTCTCCCCCCAGTCCAACAACTTGTTCAGAGTGATGCTGAACGGCGA is a genomic window of Girardinichthys multiradiatus isolate DD_20200921_A chromosome X, DD_fGirMul_XY1, whole genome shotgun sequence containing:
- the LOC124862859 gene encoding ras-related protein R-Ras2-like, with translation MSGEEERFKLVVVGGGGVGKSALTIQFIQSYFVSDYDPTIEDSYTKVCTVDGKETRLDILDTAGQEEFGAMREQYMRSGEGFLLVFALNDRGSFHEVQKFHTQILRVKDRDDFPMVLVGNKADLEQQRVISREDAQAFARENRIHYMEASAKNRYNVDEAFIELVQIIRRFQEMESPPPPTQQTGKRKSRGCPCVIL